Proteins found in one bacterium genomic segment:
- a CDS encoding sigma-70 family RNA polymerase sigma factor produces the protein MPDRTRVVERLLAGERLAFLELNRLVTATLRQLRAWDFHDEWDDLRQEVLLAVVASAKAGRLRDPEACVGYVRIVTRNKFVDRLKHRLRWKETETLPWDDAAAHALATPPDDGERAALDAAVRDLAPDERRVLDGVYREGKTYQEVSDQTGIPLGTMKRRLRDALTTLRRRLAPG, from the coding sequence ATGCCGGACCGGACCCGGGTCGTAGAGCGCCTGCTCGCGGGCGAGCGGCTGGCGTTCCTCGAGCTGAACCGGCTGGTCACGGCGACGCTACGGCAGCTGCGCGCCTGGGACTTCCACGACGAGTGGGACGACCTCCGCCAGGAGGTGCTCCTCGCGGTGGTCGCGAGCGCGAAGGCGGGCCGGCTGCGTGACCCCGAGGCCTGCGTCGGCTACGTGCGCATCGTCACGCGCAACAAGTTCGTCGACCGGCTGAAGCACCGCCTGCGCTGGAAGGAGACGGAGACGCTGCCCTGGGACGACGCCGCCGCCCATGCCCTCGCCACGCCGCCCGACGACGGCGAGCGCGCCGCGCTCGACGCGGCCGTCCGCGATCTCGCGCCCGACGAGCGCCGGGTGCTGGACGGCGTCTACCGGGAGGGCAAGACGTATCAGGAGGTCAGCGACCAGACCGGCATCCCGCTCGGGACCATGAAGCGGCGCCTGCGCGACGCCCTGACGACGCTGCGGCGCCGGCTCGCGCCGGGATGA
- a CDS encoding zf-HC2 domain-containing protein, with protein sequence MSCRRAFDIDLAAFLAAPRDAAWDAFRAHYPTCPACAAEVAAWTELGDRLGADAHPEPALLLRWAEARDELDPGTRRRLARHLDGCPGCSEELRALARFD encoded by the coding sequence ATGAGCTGCCGCCGCGCCTTCGACATCGACCTCGCCGCCTTCCTCGCGGCGCCGCGGGACGCCGCGTGGGACGCGTTCCGCGCCCACTATCCGACCTGCCCCGCCTGCGCCGCGGAGGTCGCCGCGTGGACCGAGCTCGGGGACCGGCTCGGCGCGGACGCCCACCCGGAGCCCGCCCTGTTGCTGCGCTGGGCGGAGGCGCGCGACGAGCTCGACCCGGGCACGCGCCGCCGTCTCGCCCGCCACCTGGACGGCTGTCCCGGGTGCAGCGAGGAGCTGCGCGCGCTGGCACGCTTCGAC